The Vicia villosa cultivar HV-30 ecotype Madison, WI unplaced genomic scaffold, Vvil1.0 ctg.000892F_1_1, whole genome shotgun sequence genome segment cgaaaaacctgctctctctggaagaatagcaagatggcaaatgatcttaacagagtatgacatccagtacacttcacaaaaagcaatcaaaggaagtgtggtggctgatcatctggctcatcaagcagtggatgattatcaagcataatctcatttgtcggtatggcatccctgaaaggatcatcacagacaatggcacaaatttaaacaacaggatgattaccgaactctgcacgcagttctagatcaaacatcataattcctctccatatcgaccaaagatgaatggcgctgtagaagctgccaacaagaacatcaaaaagatcatacaaaagatgaccgtaacctacaaagactggcatgaaatgttaccttttgctcttcatggttatcgcacatcagcgcatacttcaacaggggcaactccattttccttagtctatggtatggaggcagttcttccaattgaaattcagattccttccctaaggattatgaaagaagccgatctagacgaagacgattggattcagactcggttggaccagataaacttgattgatgagaagaggcttgcagctatttgtcatggtcagttgtaccagaaacgtatgatcaaagccttcaacaagaaagtcaaaagtcaggcatatcaaaccagtgatttggttgtcaaacgtatcatcttaccacagggcgaccctaggggcaagtggactcccacttatgagggaccatttgtaatcaagaaagtattctctggcggagccatgttgcttaccactatggatggcgaggatttcccacaccctgtaaatgcggacatagtcaaaaagtacttcgcttaaagaaacgttcgctaagttgaaaacctgaaagggcgacttaggcaaaaatgagcgtctcggtggattgaaaacctgaaaaggcgatccaggcagaaattagagactaaataaataataattatcccggtaggctgaaaacctgaaaaggcagcctaggcaaaagttagggaataaagcgtacgactatgtcccgtctggctacccactcaccttcaaggttcaacacatcaaaggcaccaatcagtccaatcattttctcccaacaagtgagggatgagatactcgaagacagattggcaatagcagagttgaaacttgactggattgttttcacatagctattttcctttataagtacttttcaaagttttatgacaatttcctactactaggattttcgtctccttgtactaatccgcctattatggctctctttcaaaatcaatacagttcatgctcaaaatcaatgttttcaatttttttgttttgaacgcgtaaacgtcccaatgataattttgaatgaacatatgcatttgaatatgattgatgtttataagaaaaacaggaatagcattcaggtaatgtcccaatcatctggacatcatcccaaaactagcatcagaagaaaagttccccaacagagatgcgtTTCTCAGcagattcctcaatgagatttttctctccaacaaagtgattcgagaaaccttattccccagcagggctgttcaagatcactatccccagaaggtgtgatcctccacaccaaggtttgatcaaatagtgcatcggaggattacacacctttctcattcccattcaaggtgcatcaaaatcagaactttcataTTACCTTTCATCCttgagcggtagtcaaagatccctcaacagagcaccctggtccgtaaggaagttccccagctgagtatgctcgaacaagatagcaaagatcatcaacgatcataatgccttcgtttccaaaataacaagcagggatttatttacccaaccagaagtttgatacgctctaaaactgcataagtcatacatcatacacatattcatacatagcgtATAatttttcatgacaaacgcatacataacatgcacggttctcatttatttgagaatctcaacatatgcattacatacatcataacattgcatgtcactaacttggttttttcaggtagacgaataTTCACAGcaaagttattctcaatcacatgcagtattctcctggattctattcagacaaacattgccctcagatataatcaaaccaaagattcattctgaagagatctctctttccgaaCCACCTATCAAcccaaaacaagcaacacagatctaagtcgataccttggacggttccttaatgatctaccttcaagatctaaagcggatacctcagacggttccacaacgatcatcttcaaagatctaaagcagatacctcagacggttccacaatgatcatcttcaaagatctaaagcggaaaaactttggacaattccgtaacgatcagcctccaagatttaaagcggtaacctctgACGGTTCcataacggtcaacgcagaggttttcaaatccttcatcaagatataatcaatggattcattctgatgaacaaaccatcaacacattcaccaGACGGAATCTGAaaacccatctcaggtaatgttttgatccaccaACGACATTTCTCAAGCCACATTCaaagcaatttccaacatcacttccggtggaggtaagtgcaaatttttagggcatctaaatattcaatcatcttctaccttcagattccaatcgctctcttcaggtttaagaagattgaataggggcaactgttataccccaaaatttgcccgcatctttttcagaaagaaggcagcagacttctgtctaaaaaattgggagtttcatataatcttggattttatttcataaatatcctgattttatgaatactcgatttttagaatatttcttatacggtattttggttcgctgttgaaattattcttacacaaacgccaaatattgtttgtcacttcacacacgctgtttatttgagatttatttacagataaatagtactgacgcaattggtacagaattaaattttttgcaggcgcagagttcgggggttcagactgtactggtaacaattaatttattgtttgttttgtttcccactaatttttgtactatactatattattttcaaaacttttcctttcttttcaaatctctttctttcaaatcaaatcctaactttattccatacatctttcttttcaaaccctaccatacactttctttcaattcCTACtatcactcaaattttccttttttgtacggtatcacttcattccccaacgtctctatccttcttttcactctataaatacccctcattttttttcataaattctcacatcaactttcactcatttcccaaatttctatctcataattattttctcttcttccccgacaaaaatggcaaagtggatggacacgttttttcttatggtcatcactgttttggtggtgattatgtcctttttctgtctgcatagtcctgaaaaatgcggacctgggatgtttacactcccgtgcatctatatattgttatttatagcatgggtttttaatcgtcatttttaaagtttgtcgtattttttgctttcaaataatgtaccattcattttatttgtcgtactgttcgttatattatgtaatatttgtactgtcagtattaaatgttgttctatctgtcgtactgtcgtttaattatcaagataatattatgtgtgtttattactagttaaatatttatttttctgtgcattaaatatttttcaagattattatcggtaatttcgttcgcgtacggtatattttatttgtttattatgtttgtgtttttctaacaactcatgtaaataaattttcaccattaacacaacaaaaaacaaaaagaaaaaattaactttaactgttaagttttcactttaactgttacgttaatgcccggacagccagttaacagtcaaacccgctgacaacacgtttctccgtgtttgtaccatcattcaaatcaatcttttgaatttcaaaatttcaagatttttgttctagaagtcttctgataatcacatgatcaatagagactcaacactgcacaaaaatcaggtacgcttaactatctcctacacaaacagtccctaactagggttttttgtttttttcaggaaaacaagttttttgagacctaaaatggatttcatggatctccatatgtctcaaagtacccccagacaaattttcaaacttcgattcgctcagacgcacagtcagcagctcaaatagtcaacagacgaccagtttgaccgaaaagtcaacagacactcaaaaatgaattttttttgtcaacatccatattttgtcaaaagattcatcatttgatcaatggttgatcataattcatcgagaaaagatcagaaatcaacaaaaccctaagtttcaaaattagggttttctcctaaaaagtcaactaaactttgaccggtcacaactctctcctcgttcattcaaaaaattccaaccaaagcttgttttgaaggaaattcaattatatttcaaatgaaattgatcccatggtcattggattcagcatttgaaaaatatgagccaggacattacaggtcattttcaaagtcaactaaaagtggttttttgtcaaaggccataacatcaagataacttctccaaatgcaaaaaagtttccaaagtagcttgtggaggacatcttgaggtttctaaaaagtacaagaactccttcatatgatcaaaattgagggagatatgccttgttgaagttggctattttttgggaaaatgcatgaaaccaacattgatcaaaaatgtttttttccaaaagaggccaagtattcatgatccaaacatgtttctaatgatattaaagggctcccacgaccaacctgaggcccatggcatttttatttcttttttaatttaattttattccatttaaagttaaattaaaagagaaatggttcaagataatgattcaaggcttttgtccttagcataagccatcaaaattgatccaaactcTTTAGCATAGAGGTGTGTAGCAGGACTATagcaagagggatgaagaaaatgaagccatggtcaagaaattcaaactttttaatattaaaaaaaccaaaagttcaaaagcaatcaaagcttcttagcttaagtttgcagcactctaTTGCTTATATATTATTTAGGATACTTCAGTAGTAACACACACAAAAAGATCCATCAAAGGAATAGCtaagaaattctcaaaattctcaaaaaaatctcaaaactttgtaattttcgttttctagtttccaaccattatcaatacaaactaatcattctaatcatCTCTTGGGACCTAATAGGATAGGTAAGCATGCATGGCTATGGTTGAAAAACCCCTGGATCACATGTTCCATATTCACCATTTTCATTCACTTTCTTTAATTTTCATATCTCataatttaatatgttttaatgtAAACTAATATTTCTAACAAGTTACTAAGATGGTTTGGGAGAGGTTTAAACCCTTACATGCAAGTTTCCACGTAAGAATTCTCATATACCATTATTGAGTTTTCAAGTATGTGAACTTTCGTATGCCATGTTTCATGCGTTTTTAGCCAAAACCAACACCACCATCATGTTCAGGAGATCATTTTAAGTCAACCTGGGTGGCCCTTGTTTTGGTTCATggctgtttttgtaggttttcaaaaaagcatggaaatctgaagaaaaattcgcaggaaattccgcaggtaaatctacAGCTGATTCCGGaggtaaaaggttgaagaagatgaatagtggatTTGAAaatttgaccagcacgcgtggcataTCCCACTCCTCTCATTCGTTGGTCATCCTGCGTGGGTCCCACTTTGGACTTTTGAAAAGCTGACTGATTCAATGCTGCCTCTCTATCCACGTGCACCATGTGACCTCCAATCAAAGCCATCAGATCTCCTAGTAATCTGATCCAACGCACCAGCATACGCAGACCACCATAGTCTATCATAAGTCACCACACAGGATCTttcctttaatatttttaattctttttttaatataacttctaaaattatttaaaaaatagttctaaaaatccgaaaattattttaatttcaattttaggttaataaaattttaatttattttatgacacaaaaatattttatttttttcgaaaataatttatttggttaaattaattagtaattattttaaatattgctttaattaattattaacctatcaaaaaatcagaaaaaaatatttcttttcattaaattaagtttatatattataaactaattttgtatatatttagaatatttttctctttaagtttaaattatgtgtataattatttgcataattgtatgttaattaatttaataatctccaaaacaaatttcaaaaatcccaaaaaaattaattttatttaaaaattaattgatacacaatttggacatattttagacttaatttcttaggtttaaattttatttctaattcctaaaattttaattaaattaattatgcactaattttaattaacatcaaccatccaaaaatccaaacaaaatactctccttttatcttattgcaatttaaattcatagataagtgtataggttgtcaaatttatgtaaattgcgtagtttacatttctcgcacaatcgatgtaatagcgtagatttattttccacattttacattcccgcactttaaaattctgtacatataaaactgcgcgtatgtcaaagataataactgaagcgttagatcactaatttcaaagacaaaaaaatatctgaaaataaaacacaatcacacttgcacctcttagggtaatccctctgttactcttttcaaaatcaattctactgtttcaaatacaattcaaacaatttctttctgtatccagtcaaagaaaattttctaaaagaaaataggaaaggaccttataaatttagggtagatctcctaattgcttgctcaaaaatcaaacaaaacaacaaatgtttcacatatcactgtttttccaaaacaaaactttcaaaaagataacactttgtatatatccaaacaaggataattacgaagttaaaaaatccttttttcaaaatatctttcgaaagatagaacactttgtatacatccgcacaaggatcattacaaagttaatttacaaaggtatttaaaaccacatacaagcatttcaaagcaagacaaatgattcaaacaagtgagctaagcaattaagagcccatggataaccatggatacaaaggggtgctaataccttccctttgtataacctacccccgaacccaaaatctcttaaaggtctttttctgtttcttttataaacctttccttaattgaataaaataaaagtcggtggcgactctatgattttcacaaactcaaaataaaagaagagtcagttcgtatcccacGAAGAAAAAAAACTGAGGACGACAAAGTCTCTTGATGCTATGTACTTGGCTATTCACAGAGGGTGTGGATTGCGTGGCCTAATGAGTGGGACGTaaacttactcctggattcctcgtacatgggtacagGTCTGCATACTTGTTGTGATGGCGTTGAGTCTGTTGTGTTATTGACGTAGCCTcgttggatagttatgggacttccaatgttggtgtacccttgtttgtacttgtacctagcaGTGAGGTAACACGGATTCTCGGTGAATTCGTTCTAGcgcatgttccctgtagaactgagtgaaaccctaagatagggagactcactaagatttagtaatcacaccccattccaattattcttttcATAGGTGGTTCGAGTCAAGATCGAGGCAAGGGTAAGATTACTTAGCTTCGAGTTGGTGTTTCTTGGGGACGCGTTCTTTTGTAGcttatgatcttttgtatcttcatcttttgtaccatggatatgtatttgtactAGTTGGAACTCCTGTATTTTagccatgacagtttgggcttttgtacttgtatttatacattatctattccgctgcttatgtttTATGATTTTCGAGTATCATTataatgccatatacgtatatcctagacaatgtatgtatggggtgttacagttggtatcagagcaggtcgattctcggttTTGCCACAAAACATCATAAGTCAGCATAATTCTTCCTCATATGTATGGTGTCGGCATGATTCCCTATGTCTTACCTATGGCATTAAGTCTGATCAACTTAAATTCCATGTGTAGGACAAGCAGGAAGATGGATGATCGACGCAGAGGTCCCGGAAAGCCCAGGACAAGGAATGTGGAGCCTGAGCCTGAAATGGAGGATGCAGGCGTGCCTTGGGTGCAgataatgcaacagatgcaacagcatAATCAAATGATGATGTAgatgatgcaaggcatgcaagGACAACAACCAACCGCTCCCGCTCCTACTCCTCAGGTTGCAGCAGGGCCTGATTTTCTTGCCTTCTTTCGGATGGATCCGCCAGAGTTCTTGGGTGGCTTAGATCCCATACTTGCTCATGATTGGTTATATGGTAAGGAGATGATATTTGAGGCTATCCAGTGTACTGAGGAAGAGAAGGTGGTTTTTGCTGCTCAGAAATTGAAGGGGCCGGCACGTAGATGGTGGAATACGAAATTTATGTATTTCACTAATCAAGGAATTCCCAAGGATTGGAAACACTTTAAAACGGATTTCTTGGAGAAGTACTATCCCAATAGTGTGCGTGCTTTGAAGGATCGTGAATTTCAATCCTTCAAGGAAGGCAACATGTCAGTGTCTGAGTATGCTGAGAAATTCGAAGACATGGCTGCCTATTCAAGACAAGCTGCTTATGCACCAGATGAGTTATGGAAGATTGATTAGTTTCTTATGGGGCTGAATGCCGATATTGTGCATAGTGTGTCTCAAAGGGAGTTTACCACTTATGGTGAGTGTTTGAGGCAATGTTATGTTGCTGAGAACACATTGAAGAGGGTTCAAGAAGAGAAAGAGCAGAACAAGCCGGTTCGTAGGGATCAAGGAAGGTCGGGACAACATTTGAAACCCCGCAATTCTCCAGCTATGAAGAAACCAGTTTACGAGGATCGCTTTTATCAACCTCCACAATGTGGCAAGTGCAATAGGAAACATTTTGGGCATTGTAGAACGGATGCTAGGGTCTATTTTAGGTGTCATCAGCCAGGACATATTGCGAGAGATTGTACTGCCCAAATGTTCCTGAGAAGACTAAGGGCCGTGTTTTTACCTTGTACGCTAGGAAGGCTCAAGGAAACACCAATCTGGTTGCTGGTACGTGTTATGTCAATAATCAACCCTTGTTTGTATTAGTAGATTATGGAGCGACACATTCTTTTATCTCTTATCATTGTGTGCGGAGCCTTGGTTTTGAGACATGTCTTCTTCCAAATCCTATGGTTATGTCTTCGGCTACTGACAACGTAGTAGAAGCTCGAGACGTTTGCAAGGAGAGTTCTATTACCTTCAATGATCGCAGATTCTTGATTGAACTTATCTGTCTACCGCTTAAGAAGATCGATGTAGTGCTGGGAATGGACTGGTTGTCAGCTAACTCGGTGTGCATTAGTTGTAAAGAGAAGGCTATCTTCATTCCTGTTGAGGAGACTACATCAACCGATGCCATTGAACATCTTCTTGAAGGTACAGTTAACATGATCAATTACCTTTTTGCTCAAGAGAAGTCTTTCCTTTTGGTTCTTACATCAGACtccaaggacaagaagagtgTATTGGAGATTCCGGTTGTGTGTGAATTTTCCGAtgtatttcctgaggatgttacttctcttccgccggaaagggaagttgaattctctattgatcttgttccGGGTACCGCTCCAGTTTCGGTTTCCCCTTATCGAATGTCTCCTACAGAGTTAAGGaagttgaagagtcagctagaagagttgttggcgaaacacttcattcgtcctagtgtttctccatggggggCCCCAGTTTtgttagtgaagaagaaggacGGTAATATGCGATTGTGTATCGACTATCGTCAACTGAACAAGGTAAACATAAAGAACAAGTACCCTCTACCGTGGATTAATGACCTCctggatcaattgaaaggagcatgtgtgttctcgaagattgacctcaggtcgggatatcatcagattcgggttaaGGGTTCAGACGCAtcgaagactgcttttaggacgagaTACGGTCATTACGAATTCTTGGTTATGCCATTCGGGGTAACCAATGCTCTTGTTGTCTTTATGGATTACATGAACCGAGTGTTTAACCGTATTTGGATCAGTTCTTGGtaatcttcatagatgacatcttgatatACTCTCGGACTATCGAAGAGCACATggagcatttgaggattgtgttgtCGGTTCTTTGAGAAAAGTAGTTATTTGCGAAGTTTAgcaagtgtgagttctggatgTCTGAAGTCAAGTTTCTTGGACATGTCATATCTGGCGGCGGTGTAGTTGTAGACCCTTCAAAGGTAGAAGCAGTAATAAATTGGGGACGACCCAAGAATGCAACCAaggtccgtagtttccttggATTGGCAGGTTACTATCGAAGGTTCATTATGGGATTTTCCAAGTGTGCATTACCTTTGACCAGGCTTACAAGGAAGGAGGTTTCGTTTATTTGGAATTCAGAATGTGagaagagttttcagaaactcaagGAGAAGCTAACTACAATTCAAGTGTTAGTGATCCCAGATCCAAACTGATCTTACGAAGTGTTCTgcgatgcttctaagaaaggctTAGGCGGAGTGTTGATGCAAGAGGGGAAGTCGTAGCTTATGCATCTACACaattgagatctcatgaagagaattatcctactcatgaccTTGAACTTGCTGCAATAGTGTTTGCACTCAAGGTGTGGCGGCATTATTTGTATGGAGTTCACTTCGAgatgttcagtgatcacaagagcatgaagtatctctttgaccagaaagaactTAATATGCGTCAGAGGAGATGGATGAAGTACCTCAaggattttgactttgatttgaagTATCATCCTGGTAAGGCTTATAAGGTAGCAGATGCCTTAAGTAGGAAAGAGATTAAAGTTGCagaattgatgatgttagagttTGGCCTTATGGAGAAGTTTAGAAATCTGGATTTACAATTTGAATGGGCACTAACGGGTGTGTTAGTTAGTAACCTTTGCATTGAGAATGAGCTGCGGGAAAGAATCCGTCAGGCACAATGGAATGATGAAGAGTTACAAGCTAAAGCAAACCTTCCAGATTTTACCTGTGCACATGATGGGCTTATCCTTTATAGGCAGAGAATGTGTGTACCCAATGACGGTGAGATAAGAAGATTAATCTTGGACGAGGCCCACAAGAGCGGATTTACCATTCATCCCAGATCAACCAAGATTTATCAGGACTTGAAAGGGGGTTTTTGGTGGCCCGGTATGAAAAAAGATGTGGCTAGCTATGTAGAGCAGTGTGTGATATGTCAACAAGTGAAGAACATCAAAGGCCCGTGGTATGCTACAACCATTAGATGTTCCCGTTTGGAAGTGGGACACTATATCGATGGACTTCATTGTGGGACTGCCACGAGTCTTAGGTGGCTATGACTCGATATGGGTGACAGTGGATCTTTTGACCAAGTTCGCGCATTTCTTACCAGTTAATACAACTCACAAGGTTTCTCACCTTGCGAGGCATTTTGTAGTGGAAGTTGTAAGATTGCACGGTGTACCTTCTAGCATTGTGTCGGATAgggatccaaagttcacttcccGATTTTGGAAAGCTTTTCACCAAGATATGGGTACAGACCTGAATTTGAGTACTTCTAACCACCCTCAGAtggatggacagacggaaaggACTGTCCAGACCATTGAAGACATGTTGAGGGCGCGTGTTTTGGAAAGTGGTGGAAGTTGGAAGGATAACTTTCCTTTGATAGAATTTGCGTATaacaacagttatcatgcgagtatcggtatgTCTCCGTATGAAGCCTTGTACGGAAGGAAATGTCGGTCGCCTTTGTGTTGGTCCGAAGTTGGTGAGAGAGGAATTCTTGGACCAAAGATAATTCAAGAAATAACGGAGAAGGTTAAGATGATCCGAGACAAGATGAAACAAGCCCAAGATCAgcagaagagttatgcggataagCGGAGGAGGCCCTTGGAATTTGACAaaggagatcatgtattcttgaaggtgaccccgagattgaggttgaaaggaccgttaAGATGCGCAAGCTTA includes the following:
- the LOC131631966 gene encoding uncharacterized protein LOC131631966, which produces MRQRRWMKYLKDFDFDLKYHPGKAYKVADALSRKEIKVAELMMLEFGLMEKFRNLDLQFEWALTGVLVSNLCIENELRERIRQAQWNDEELQAKANLPDFTCAHDGLILYRQRMCVPNDGEIRRLILDEAHKSGFTIHPRSTKIYQDLKGGFWWPGGYDSIWVTVDLLTKFAHFLPVNTTHKVSHLARHFVVEVVRLHGVPSSIVSDRDPKFTSRFWKAFHQDMGTDLNLSTSNHPQMDGQTERTVQTIEDMLRARVLESGGSWKDNFPLIEFAYNNSYHASIGMSPYEALYGRKCRSPLCWSEVGERGILGPKIIQEITEKVKMIRDKMKQAQDQQKSYADKRRRPLEFDKGDHLRKFVPDSFHHILPDTIEVEPYLLFQPQPCHVLEYASKSLRSKKITLVKVLWEESRPHKATWELEAEMQELYPHLSW
- the LOC131631965 gene encoding uncharacterized protein LOC131631965, with the translated sequence MGLNADIVHSVSQREFTTYGECLRQCYVAENTLKRVQEEKEQNKPVRRDQGRSGQHLKPRNSPAMKKPVYEDRFYQPPQCGKCNRKHFGHCRTDARVYFRCHQPGHIARDYYGATHSFISYHCVRSLGFETCLLPNPMVMSSATDNVVEARDVCKESSITFNDRRFLIELICLPLKKIDVVLGMDWLSANSVCISCKEKAIFIPVEETTSTDAIEHLLEGTVNMINYLFAQEKSFLLVLTSDSKDKKSVLEIPVVCEFSDLFAKFSKCEFWMSEVKFLGHVISGGGVVVDPSKVEAVINWGRPKNATKVRSFLGLAGYYRRFIMGFSKCALPLTRLTRKEVSFIWNSECEKSFQKLKEKLTTIQVLVIPDPN
- the LOC131631964 gene encoding uncharacterized protein LOC131631964, which produces MQGMQGQQPTAPAPTPQVAAGPDFLAFFRMDPPEFLGGLDPILAHDWLYGKEMIFEAIQCTEEEKVVFAAQKLKGPARRWWNTKFMYFTNQGIPKDWKHFKTDFLEKYYPNSVRALKDREFQSFKEGNMSVSEYAEKFEDMAAYSRQAAYAPDELWKID